The Obesumbacterium proteus DNA window CCTGTAATGACAATAAACGAATCGCAATGTTTCTTAATATTACTAATAAGACTGTATATAGTCATATTAGCAATATCATTAAAAAACTTGACATGAATAACTCACTGAATATGAATAAAAGGATAAATGAAATGTTTTATTGCTGATAATAAAAACATTAAGATGACAAATGAAAAATAATTAGAATTTGACCTTTTGATATTATTTTTATTAATCACGAGTTCATCTGTAATAATATTATTTTTTCTCGGCTTTGACTTTATTTTTAATGAGGAATAATTACATGACTCTATCTCTTGACCATGATTTATTACGTAGCGATATATCTATTCGTTATGTCTTTCAAAAAATGTTTTCTTCAGAAGGTACGCTCGTCGCCGTTGAGTGCCTGAGCCGTTTTGACCACATTTCTGTTTCTCCTGAAGACTTCTTTCGTTATGCCAGTGCAGAATTACGTGAAAGTATATTTATGGAGCAACTAGCACTCATTGATAAACATAAGCAATGGTTTAATATACATGGCATATCTGCAACAATCAATGTTGATGACCATATACTTAACGTGTTGTTAAGGCCGGAGGTTAAAGCATTTGTTGAGCATATCGGATGTGTCCATTTTGAGGTGACGGAGGCTTCGAATAAATTATTGAATAATGCTCTCGTTACTTGGGGAAAGGCGCATAGCACGACTCTCTGGCTCGATGATTTCGGTTCAGGTAACGCAAATATTAATGCATTTCGCGGATATCATTTTAATTATGTCAAAATTGACAAAGATTTTTTCTGGCATTTAATAAAAAAGAATCAGGTCGGCCATTGATGGATGCGTTGGTCACTTTTTTTCC harbors:
- a CDS encoding LuxR C-terminal-related transcriptional regulator codes for the protein MLRLIISCNDNKRIAMFLNITNKTVYSHISNIIKKLDMNNSLNMNKRINEMFYC